The following are encoded in a window of Chitinophagaceae bacterium genomic DNA:
- a CDS encoding tryptophan-rich sensory protein produces MKLIISILVPLLVGASAGFFTSSGVNGWYVTASKPWFNPPNWIFAPVWTVLYILMGIALFLVWKAETDKNIKQTAIILFAVQLTLNFFWSFIFFKLQLPGWAFAEIILMWIMIFITILWFGKISSAAAWLLVPYISWVSFASILNYAIWKLN; encoded by the coding sequence ATGAAGTTAATAATATCCATACTGGTTCCGCTTTTAGTAGGGGCTTCCGCCGGTTTCTTTACTTCTTCGGGAGTTAACGGCTGGTATGTAACAGCCAGCAAGCCCTGGTTCAATCCGCCGAACTGGATATTTGCCCCGGTATGGACGGTACTTTATATCCTGATGGGGATCGCTTTATTTTTAGTGTGGAAAGCGGAAACGGATAAAAACATCAAACAAACTGCGATCATTTTATTTGCCGTACAACTGACATTGAATTTTTTCTGGTCATTTATTTTCTTCAAACTGCAATTGCCCGGCTGGGCCTTTGCCGAGATCATCCTGATGTGGATCATGATCTTCATCACTATTCTTTGGTTTGGGAAGATCTCATCTGCAGCAGCCTGGTTGCTGGTGCCATATATAAGTTGGGTGAGTTTTGCTTCTATATTGAATTATGCGATCTGGAAGCTTAATTAG
- a CDS encoding serine hydrolase, protein MHLQFFRSARGSMLFLLSLLIGSTSFAQLKPALADSFLNFINANKNRASVYITRNDTAIASLNENKLMPLASTVKIMVAIEFARQSGHDMINENNYVTLSELDKYYIPNTDGGAHPAWLDYAKKNKLLKGDSVKLVDVARGMIIFSSNANTEYLMDLLGFDNVKENISLFNLKQHTAIFPLVGSIFLYQLPKKTTEDKLLKTISGYSDKKYSMEAYDYHLNMKEDSSYKARFRLGEFSMKLQKMWSDRLPASTAKEYVQVAQALNKREVLDEGSFFTIAEVLEFPMENKAFQSVFKHYGVKGGSTGFVLTHVIYFTMKNGTRMELAIFFNDLNPEEEQKLEGWLDPFEAQVMFDAAFRERVKF, encoded by the coding sequence ATGCACCTGCAATTTTTCCGGTCCGCAAGAGGGAGTATGCTATTCCTGCTCAGTTTGCTTATAGGCAGTACTTCATTTGCTCAATTGAAACCTGCCCTGGCAGATTCTTTCCTGAATTTTATCAATGCCAATAAGAACAGGGCCTCCGTGTATATTACCCGGAATGATACAGCCATTGCCTCACTGAATGAGAACAAACTGATGCCGCTGGCCAGCACCGTAAAGATCATGGTGGCCATTGAATTTGCCCGGCAGTCGGGACATGATATGATCAATGAGAACAATTATGTGACTTTGAGCGAACTGGATAAATACTATATCCCCAATACCGACGGAGGAGCCCACCCGGCCTGGCTCGATTATGCCAAAAAAAATAAACTGCTAAAAGGCGACAGCGTTAAACTGGTTGACGTAGCCCGTGGCATGATCATCTTCAGCAGCAATGCCAATACCGAATACCTGATGGACCTGCTGGGTTTTGATAATGTAAAAGAGAATATCAGCCTGTTCAACCTGAAACAACACACGGCCATTTTTCCCCTTGTGGGATCGATATTCCTTTACCAGCTTCCCAAAAAAACAACCGAAGACAAACTCCTCAAAACGATCAGCGGGTACTCGGATAAGAAGTACAGCATGGAAGCGTACGATTATCACCTGAACATGAAAGAAGACAGCAGTTATAAAGCAAGGTTCAGGCTCGGAGAATTTTCGATGAAGCTGCAGAAAATGTGGAGCGACCGCCTGCCGGCTTCCACTGCAAAAGAGTATGTGCAGGTGGCACAGGCGCTGAATAAACGGGAAGTACTGGACGAAGGATCCTTTTTTACCATCGCCGAAGTACTGGAGTTTCCGATGGAGAACAAAGCCTTTCAGTCGGTATTCAAACACTATGGCGTGAAAGGCGGCAGCACCGGCTTTGTGCTTACACACGTAATTTATTTCACCATGAAGAACGGAACCCGGATGGAACTGGCCATTTTCTTCAATGACCTTAACCCCGAAGAAGAACAGAAACTGGAAGGCTGGCTGGATCCGTTTGAAGCACAGGTGATGTTTGATGCGGCTTTCAGGGAGCGTGTCAAATTCTAA